The window GTCTAGATACGCATGCCAGGTGGCCGAGCGCCAGGCCACCGCATAGCCGCGACCCGATCGAGCCGCTTGCGCATCGGCGCAACCCCTGCTACACTACGCCGCGCTATGACCACAGTTGGCGTTGTAATCGTCTCGTTCAATACCTGCGCGCTGCTGCGCAGCTGCCTTGAGTCGCTGCGTGGCTGCGCGCTGCCGCTGCGTATCGTGGTGGTCGACAATGCCTCGCACGACGGCAGCGCGGCGATGGTGCGCGCGCAGTTCCCCCACGCCGAGCTACTCGCGCTCGAGCACAACCTGGGCTTCGCGGCGGGTACGAACGCCGGCATCCAGCATGCCCTGGGCGCCGAGCCACGCGCAAAGCGTGCGGAGGGATCGGCAGCAAATACTGCGCTCAGCGCTCAAACCTCAGAGCTGGCGTATGTGCTGCTGCTCAACCCCGACACCGCCGTGCATACGGGTGCGATCGAGGCGCTGGCGGCATTTCTGAATGATCACCCGCGCGTCGGCGCGGTTGGGCCGCGGCTGCTGAACCCCGACGGCAGCGTCCAGCCGGCGGCGTTTCGCTTCCCAACACTGCTCATGACCGCGCTCGACCTGTTTCCACCTGGCGAGGTGCTGCCAGGCCGGCTGTACAACTCGTGGTGGCACGGGCGCTACCCGCACGAGCAGGCTGCCGCCGCGCCATTCGCGATCGACCATCCGCTGGGCGCGTGCATCCTAGTGCGCCGCGTGGTGATCGAGCAGGTGGGCATGCTCGACGAGCAGTTCTTCATGTATGCCGAAGAGGTCGACTGGTGCTACCGCATCCGCCAGGCCGGCTGGGCGATCTGGCAAGAGCCGCGCGCGCGCGTAACCCATGTGGGCGGCGCGGCCACCAGCCAGTTCCGCTCGAAGATGCAGATCGCGCTGTACACCAGCCGGCTGCGCTTCTTGCGCAAGCACTACGCGCGTGGCCATGTACGTGGCCATAGCTGGATCGTGCGCGCCGGCATGCTGCGCGCGGCCCTGCGCGACTGGCGCGACTATGCGCGTGGCCGGCTCGCCGCCGACGAGCTGCGCGCGCGGCTGTGGACGTACGGCACGATCTGTAAGTTATGAGTATTTGGGCGCAAGTCCTTTAGAATGCTCAAGCCGCATGCTGAGTGTCGCGATCATTGC of the Candidatus Kouleothrix ribensis genome contains:
- a CDS encoding glycosyltransferase family 2 protein, whose amino-acid sequence is MTTVGVVIVSFNTCALLRSCLESLRGCALPLRIVVVDNASHDGSAAMVRAQFPHAELLALEHNLGFAAGTNAGIQHALGAEPRAKRAEGSAANTALSAQTSELAYVLLLNPDTAVHTGAIEALAAFLNDHPRVGAVGPRLLNPDGSVQPAAFRFPTLLMTALDLFPPGEVLPGRLYNSWWHGRYPHEQAAAAPFAIDHPLGACILVRRVVIEQVGMLDEQFFMYAEEVDWCYRIRQAGWAIWQEPRARVTHVGGAATSQFRSKMQIALYTSRLRFLRKHYARGHVRGHSWIVRAGMLRAALRDWRDYARGRLAADELRARLWTYGTICKL